Proteins encoded within one genomic window of Episyrphus balteatus chromosome 1, idEpiBalt1.1, whole genome shotgun sequence:
- the LOC129906708 gene encoding uncharacterized protein K02A2.6-like has protein sequence MTETTQQIIQALTNALQNLQTTPNSPNLHFEQYNENEEPFNNYIKRLENYLALRSLTDATKKRQVLINCIGAKYYQLLSNLTAPEEPDAKTYDELVVLLKNHLSPKPNEITEQHKFLLRLQHEGESISNYMAELKKLSAYCNFTCEACKKSTLSTHLRSQFIRGLRDSDIKERLLRETLTTMTLDKAFEYALSMETSRAETRNMLNIHQVHAKNSSVQSTRSNAKMNVSKRFTPKDKKTICYRCGKHDHIANKCRAENLFCKKCRCSGHVISVCMKSKSRETNLLEVYEDFEDEDDKQQSDDEPYELNVLNLAPNSNKNPASKVETRGGKYYITLQVNDKTLAMEFDTGAAISVMNYGTFISLWPKAKITPTKVILKTYNNTTFPAYGKSQVQVGYNGRKVMCDLYIVKEPYSTLLGREWVQALNILQINALNIFTENKDIVNLKKQIFENHSEVFQSKIGTIPNVKGMLKLREGSSPIFVKPRQVPYAIRPLIEDEITRLENDGIIEKVEHSDWGTPVVPVIKADKSIRLCADFKVTLNKLIVNDKYPIPKIEELYQKLKYGEYYCTFDIYKAYLHLSMTEESALLQTISTTKGLYKVNRLMFGVKTAPNIWQRFMDQHIINDLEGTACFFDDIIVMGRNLEETLKRCNCLLEKLHKFNLHLNKSKCRLFEKSVIYLGHKIDKNGLHKTPDKVHAISEMKPPKDSSQLRQFLGMVNYYHKFIPELSTKLHPLYKLLRKDQRFEWLPDCQHAFEVLKKEIVSENVLVPFDENLPLILATDASPVGLSAILSHSTNQGEKPIAFASRSLSRAETNYSQLDKEATAIFWGLHKFFDYCYGRDFTLITDNKPLTSIFSPEKNLPLLTAQRLLHYALFLRGFKYNIRYKNTKEHTNADYLSRFPIENQISEHQTKEVYQLWEDVLPVTKTEILKEMKRDKELSLLFIQLQTGGSLKNSPYSGMESDLMLQDGCIFRGIRILIPSTLRLKVLQELHTAHIGITKMKAMARSYCYWPGIDRDIEEMVKSCRDCAKVLTEPSKANNHPWDIPAQPWQRIHIDFAGPFMEHFFLVIVDAKTKWLEVFPMKRITSSFTIRALREVFARFGLPNTLVSDNGTNFTSKEFSDFLISNGIKHKLSSPAHPATNGQAERFVRILKDGLRSSVNDPGDLHTKLHRLLLQYRKTPSTTTGKSPAESMLKFNFRTRLDLLKSAAPHEGEMERSFECKRSFTVGDLVQVRYYQNKEVKWKFGKISKREGLLHYLVDVDGTCYRRHIDQIRSTLVEGNNTYKPLSVSLEQQPAMTAAAIQEELGKENNLATMNESLTNVKTTVDVGGETKITVEKSDCDAAANNKGEERQEQTTEIRRSERVRRPVIRYQSIM, from the coding sequence ATGACTGAAACCACGCAGCAAATTATTCAAGCATTGACAAATGCTTTACAAAATTTGCAAACTACTCCCAACTCACCAAATTTACATTTCGAACAATATAACGAAAATGAAGAACCATTCAACAACTACATTAAAAGACTTGAAAATTATCTTGCACTACGAAGTCTTACAGATGCTACAAAGAAACGGCAAGTACTTATAAATTGCATTGGCGCCAAATACTACCAACTTCTTTCAAACTTAACAGCCCCAGAGGAGCCTGACGCAAAAACTTACGATGAGTTAGTGGTACTCCTGAAAAATCACCTTAGCCCAAAACCAAATGAGATTACTGAGCAGCATAAGTTTTTGCTCAGACTACAACACGAGGGGGAGTCGATATCCAATTACATGGCTGAGTTAAAAAAGCTGAGCGCTTACTGCAATTTTACATGTGAGGCATGCAAAAAGTCAACTCTCTCAACTCATCTTCGATCACAATTCATTCGAGGGCTTAGAGATTCCGACATTAAAGAAAGGCTTCTGAGGGAAACATTGACTACAATGACCTTGGATAAAGCTTTTGAATACGCACTCTCCATGGAGACTTCAAGGGCAGAGACCCGCAATATGCTAAATATTCACCAAGTGCATGCGAAAAATTCGTCTGTACAGAGTACGAGATCAAACGCAAAAATGAATGTTAGTAAAAGGTTTACTCCAAAGGATAAAAAAACGATTTGCTATAGGTGTGGAAAGCATGATCACATTGCAAACAAATGTCGTGCAGAaaatcttttttgtaaaaagtgtCGCTGCAGTGGTCATGTGATCTCAGTGTGTATGAAATCAAAATCCAGAGAGACTAATCTACTTGAAGTCTATGAAGACTTTGAGGATGAAGATGATAAACAGCAGAGTGACGACGAGCCTTACGAATTGAACGTGCTTAATTTAGCCCCAAATAGCAATAAAAACCCTGCATCAAAAGTTGAAACTCGTGGGGGTAAGTACTACATAACCTTACAAGTCAACGACAAAACCCTGGCCATGGAGTTCGACACAGGTGCAGCAATATCGGTCATGAATTACGGTACATTTATATCACTTTGGCCAAAAGCAAAAATTACACCtacaaaagttattttgaaaacgTACAACAATACAACATTTCCAGCTTATGGGAAATCTCAAGTACAAGTAGGGTACAATGGGCGCAAGGTTATGTGCGATCTTTACATTGTAAAGGAGCCATATAGTACACTTTTGGGAAGAGAATGGGTTCAAGCACTAAACATTTTACAAATTAATGCACTAAATATCTTTACAGAGAATAAAGACATCGTCAatttaaagaaacaaatattcgaaaaccACTCTGaagtttttcaatcaaaaattggaaCGATACCCAATGTGAAAGGTATGCTCAAACTACGAGAAGGATCATCTCCTATATTTGTAAAGCCAAGACAGGTTCCATATGCTATTCGACCTCTCATTGAAGATGAAATCACTCGACTGGAAAATGATGGTATCATTGAAAAAGTCGAACATTCAGATTGGGGAACACCTGTCGTGCCTGTTATTAAAGCAGACAAGTCAATACGTTTATGTGCAGACTTTAAGGTAACTTTGAATAAACTCATTGTAAATGATAAATACCCTATTCCCAAAATCGAAGAACTGTATCAAAAACTCAAGTACGGTGAGTACTACTGCACTTTCGACATTTACAAAGCCTACTTGCATCTTAGCATGACGGAAGAGAGCGCTCTATTACAGACAATAAGCACAACAAAAGGTCTATATAAAGTGAATAGGCTGATGTTTGGAGTTAAAACCGCACCCAACATTTGGCAACGCTTTATGGATCAACATATTATCAATGATCTCGAGGGAACAGCTTGTTTTTTCGACGATATTATTGTTATGGGACGAAATTTAGAAGAGACTCTTAAAAGATGCAACTGCCTACTTGAAAAACTACATAAGTTCAATCTTCATTTAAATAAGTCTAAGTGCAGactgtttgaaaaaagtgtaatttattTGGGACATAAAATAGACAAGAATGGCCTACACAAAACACCCGATAAGGTACATGCTATTTCTGAGATGAAGCCTCCGAAAGATTCTTCTCAGCTACGGCAGTTTCTTGGCATGGTTAATTACTACCACAAATTCATTCCGGAGTTGTCTACCAAATTGCATCCATTATACAAGCTTCTAAGAAAAGACCAACGATTTGAATGGCTTCCAGATTGCCAGCATGCGTTCGAAGTTTTAAAAAAGGAGATCGTGAGTGAGAATGTTCTCGTTCCATTTGACGAAAATTTGCCACTCATACTTGCCACTGATGCTTCACCAGTTGGACTTTCGGCAATACTATCGCACTCAACGAACCAAGGTGAAAAACCTATCGCTTTCGCTTCAAGGAGTCTGTCAAGAGCCGAAACTAATTACAGTCAACTAGATAAAGAAGCAACTGCCATATTTTGGGGATTACACAAATTCTTCGATTATTGCTATGGGAGAGATTTCACCCTCATTACAGACAACAAACCTTTGACTTCAATATTCAGCCCCGAGAAAAATTTACCACTTCTTACAGCTCAGCGTTTACTACATTACGCACTATTTTTAAGGGGATTCAAATACAATATTCGATACAAAAATACTAAAGAGCACACTAATGCTGATTATCTTTCCAGGTTTCCGatagaaaatcaaatttcagAACACCAAACAAAAGAAGTTTATCAGCTTTGGGAAGATGTTTTACCCGTTACGAAAACCGAAATTTTAAAAGAGATGAAAAGGGATAAAGAACTGTCCTTACTGTTCATCCAACTACAAACAGGGGGTTCTCTCAAGAACTCGCCATACAGTGGTATGGAAAGTGATCTAATGCTGCAAGATGGGTGCATTTTCAGAGGAATAAGAATTCTGATTCCATCAACACTGCGTTTGAAGGTGTTACAGGAACTGCACACAGCTCATATTGGGATCACTAAAATGAAAGCTATGGCAAGGAGTTATTGCTACTGGCCGGGTATAGATCGCGATATTGAGGAGATGGTAAAAAGCTGTCGTGATTGTGCGAAAGTACTTACCGAACCAAGCAAAGCTAATAATCATCCTTGGGATATTCCTGCCCAACCTTGGCAGCGCATACATATCGATTTTGCTGGACCATTCATGGAACACTTCTTCTTGGTTATCGTTGATGCGAAGACGAAATGGTTGGAAGTTTTTCCAATGAAGAGAATAACTAGCTCTTTCACAATTCGCGCACTCAGGGAAGTTTTTGCAAGGTTTGGTTTACCGAATACACTCGTGTCAGATAACGGCACAAACTTTACTTCTAAAGAGTTTAGCGATTTCTTGATATCAAATGGTATTAAGCACAAACTCTCTTCTCCCGCACACCCCGCCACGAATGGACAAGCCGAACGTTTTGTGCGAATCTTGAAGGATGGCCTACGATCATCAGTAAATGACCCTGGAGATTTGCATACGAAATTACACCGACTACTTTTACAGTATCGAAAAACTCCATCGACAACAACGGGGAAGAGTCCAGCCGAATCTATGTTGAAATTTAATTTCCGAACGAGACTTGATTTGCTAAAGTCAGCAGCACCACACGAGGGGGAGATGGAAAGGAGTTTTGAATGCAAGCGAAGTTTTACAGTTGGGGATCTGGTGCAAGTGCGCTACTACCAGAACAAGGAGGTTAAATGGAAGTTTGGGAAAATATCTAAACGCGAGGGACTTCTGCACTATTTAGTGGATGTTGACGGAACTTGTTACCGGAGGCATATTGACCAGATTCGTTCCACACTGGTCGAAGGTAATAACACTTATAAACCTTTATCTGTTTCCTTAGAGCAACAACCAGCAATGACGGCGGCGGCGATTCAAGAAGAACTAGGTAAAGAGAACAACTTAGCAACAATGAATGAAAGCTTGACAAACGTAAAGACAACGGTAGATGTTGGAGGAGAAACGAAAATCACCGTAGAGAAATCTGATTGTGATGCTGCTGCAAACAACAAAGGTGAAGAGAGACAAGAACAAACAACCGAGATAAGGAGATCAGAACGAGTGCGTCGTCCAGTAATTCGTTATCAAAGCATTATGTAG